The Falco rusticolus isolate bFalRus1 chromosome 4, bFalRus1.pri, whole genome shotgun sequence genome includes the window GGCGCTGGCCGGGGATCGGCACACCCGGCCTCGGGGAGCTGGGCAGGCGTGCGGCAGGCCCCGGGGAGCCCGCTGGGCCACCCTGTCACGGCCGGTCCCCTCGGGGCGGCCCAGGTGGGCGGCAGGGTGGCAGCTGCGGGGTGGCGGTGCCCCTGGCACCCTGACAGCTGGGCACCGTGGCCCCCGGCCACCCGTGCTCCCACCGCCACCCGTGTCCCACCGGTCGCCAACGTCCCACCGGATGCCCACGTCCCCCGCGCCGCCTCGGCCTCGCGCATGATGTCACGGCGCTGATGTCACTGGCAGCGCCCTGACATCACGGCAATgcccgggcggcgcggcgggacgCGGGCAGGGTTGCCCCGTCCCCCTCCCGGTGCCCGCGGCGGCACTCACCCGGTCGGCGCCGAGCTGGCCCGGGCAGGCGTCCGGGCGGGCGCTGTGCatgcccggcccggccccgctcccggccccgctcccggtcccgccggtgccggcggcggcggagcaGCGGAGCGCGGCGCAGCGCCCGGCCGtgcccgccgcctcccggcgCTGCCTGGGCGgcaccgccccgccccgccgcagccaATGGGGCCGCCGTAACGTGAGCCCGGCccgcaccggcaccggcaccgccacccgggccccgccccgccccgccccaccgCCCCGGGGCCCCGCGCCGGGCACCACCCGGGCACCACCCGGGCACGGCGGGACCGGGCACCGCTGGGCGGGGCAGGACTTGGGGCACCGGCCGGCAGCACCGCGGGCACCGGGGGGTCCCGGCGCCGGGAAGCCTCggcaggaggcagggcagcGCCGTCCCAGGGCCCGGGCCGAGGCACCGGCGGGCACCGGGCTGCCGAAACAGGGCTGAGGGCTGGAGCGGGGAAGGATGACCCCGGCCACAGGGGCCGCGCTCCGCCAGCGCCTATTAATTGGGAGCTAATAACGCTTAATAGGAATTCCGGGAGAAGCGGCTCTGgtttgcaaatgaaggagaaCACGGCCAAAAATTCCCTCCCAGCTAATTTTCCCCGTTCCCGAGCTTGCCGCGTGGCGAGGCGGCGTGGCAGGGCAGCGGAGCCCCGCGGAGCATCGCTGTGCCCGCCCTGCACCGCCCTGCaccggccgggggctgccgggagcCGGGGGGAGCGGAGACGTGCGGGAGCGGGGGGGCGTCGGGGCCGGGGCGTGTCCGAGCCCTGGGACCCGGCTGGTAGCCGCAGCCGGCCGGCGTGACGCTGGGCCGGGGTGGTGCCCGGCATCCCTGGCAACGGGCTGCAGCTTGTCCCAAACAGCCAGCAAGCCATGGGCATGCAGGGACgcctcaccttcctcctccttctcctcctcagcCTCCGTGCCCCAGGTACATGCTCCAGGCTCACAGCGTCAGGACACCCTTAGCTAGACCCTGAGTAGGGGACTGAGAGGAGGGGGACGGGGGACAGGCTCCCCGTGGTTGCCCCCACGTGCCTGGGGCTGACCCCAGCGTGGGCAGAGGGGccggcagctgcctggctgggtttaggcagggagggggcatcCCTGGGGCGTCCTCAAGGCATCGCCAGGATGTCCTCAGGGCATCACTGGGGTGTCCTCGGGGCATTGCCAGGGCATTACTGGGTCATATCCAGGCACCACTGAGACATCTCTGGAGCATCATGGGGATGTCTCTGGTGCTTCCCCAGGGCATTGCTGGGGCACGCCTGGCAGGCTGGGGTGGCACTCTCCTTGGTGACGCTCTCCTCTTTGCAGGGACTTTCGTCAGAGCAGCAGGTAAGAGCAGGGTGCCCTGGGCCCCACTGCGCCCAGCCGGGAGACCAGTGCCCATGCACGTGCCtgggtgcaggagcagagctcCCTAGGCACGGCTGGGGGAGCTGTCAGGGCACTGGCTAGGTGCAAGGCCAGTGACCAGGGTCTCCTGCTAGCTCTGCCTGACCTGCCACGCATAGTGGCCGTGAGTGAGGACGCAGTGCCAGGCACCCGCGTGGCTGAGGTGACCGTGTCCTGCAGTAATGCAAGCGGCAGCCCCAATGTCACCTTGCACAGCATCGAGCCCAGCCACCCCTTCAACCCCATTGCCATCAGCACTGACCCTGCGGCCGCCACCACATTTCATGCAGAGGTGcagctgggggacagggagTGGGGCAGGAGCCTGCGGGCACCCTGCTGAGCACATCCCTGTGCCAGGTGACACTGCGTGCTGGTGCAGAGCTTGATGCCCACCGAGTGAACCAGTACACCCTGACCCTGCGAGCTGCTTGTCCTGATGAGGATGAGGTGGAAGAGCGGCTCTTTGTCCGGGTGACGATGGGGCAGGTGCTGCACTGTGACACTCCCTTTGCCAGTGCAGGTAGGAGGTGGGGGGCACAAGGCAGCgggggctgtggctgccagcTGACACTGGGCACCCATGGGCGTGCTGTGCCGCAGAGGGAGACATGGTGCAGGTGCCGGCAGATGTGGCACCCTGGATGCCCCTGTATGCGGTGATGCCACAGCGACTTGGTGGGCTGATGGTGAGTAGTGGCTGCCCGGGGACCCACAGCCCCTGCAAGTGGGAGTAGCCTTGGGGACAGCAGAACCCCACGCTCCTCCTACCGCTTGTCTCTGCAGTACAGGCTCCGAAACCACAACACACCACTCACACTCACCCGCCAGGGCCTGGTGCTTGCACCTGCCAGTGGCTTTGATCCCAGCAAGGACACCCAGGTAGGCTCCAGCAACCCCAGGCTGTCAcagccagctctcagcctgcctgGGCTTAGCCCCTCTGTGgcgctgcctgcagctctctgcatcCTGCTTCTGCCATTGGGCTCCCATCTGGCCCTGGCCCTTGGagtgctccagccctgtccCTATCCTTGGATCCATCCCCTTCTGAATCTCAAGtcttgtccctgtccccattcTGGTGTCCAGCTTGTCCTTATCTCTATGTCTGCCCCTTCTTCTCACTGCTGTTCCTGCTCCAAGCCCTGTTCTTGTCCCTGCCTCCTCACCCTTTCCTGTCTCTGTCTGTTTTCCTGTTCCCATCCCTTCCCTATTCCTGTCCCTGTCCTTACTACTATCCTCATTCCCATCCTTATCCCTGTCTCCATCCCTACCCCATCCCCGTCCCTGCCCCTGGTGCCACTTTGGGCTGTCCCATGGCCACCCTGGTGCTGCCCCACAGACTTTCAGGCTGGAGATTGAGGTAATGGACCGGCATGGGCACAACTGCAGCGGGGCAGTGAAGGTGGAGGTGCTGCCATCACGCCATCCCCGTGTCACTTTCCTGtgagtggggctgggctgggcagggcagggggtgctgaTGGCACCAAGCCATGCCATGCTGCTTGCCTTGCCTACAGCGAGCAGCAGCGAGCTGTGATGGTGCCAGCAGGCATTGGCCCCTTGGAGGTGGTCACGCAGGTCTATGCCAGTGGTGATAATGTCCGTTACACCATCCTTTCTCCCACGGCACCCACACTCTTCACCATTGATGAGGGTgagcagggtggtgggggtccccagtgccaccctgTCTCCATCCCTGTCTCAGTGCCCAGTGTGAGGCTGTGCCTTCTCCCACAGTGACGGGTGAGATCCGTAGCACCGGCCAGCTGGAGGTGGCCCATGCACGCCTCCTCATCCAGGCTTACAATGTGCTGCACCCCGCCGACCACACCACCACCGTGCTCAATGTCACTGTGCAGGGGACGGACCGGTGGGCACCAAGCTGCATCCCAGCCATCTTTGTGTAGGGTTTGGGTGAGGAGTGGGGTGTGGGGGATGCTCTGCCATGTCCAGGATAGGAGAGACAGGAGCTGAGCCGCTGGCTACCCCACTGCAGGTCCCAGGTGCTCGAGACGGTGTCCCCCGGCAGCACTCTGGTGACACTAAGGTGCACCGACTCCACCAGCACCGAAGGGCATTTGCACTATGCCCTGGAGGGGCCCCCCTCCTCCCGCTCCCACTTCCACCTGGAGGGGCCACAGCTGCAGGTAAGCGGGGCTGCAGGCAGTGTCCAGCAAGGCTGGACCCAGAGGAGTCCAGTGGGACAGTAAGGACCCTCTGACATGTGCTGTCATGCCAGGTCCTGGGCTAGAGCTCCCCGGGGCTCTCTGCTCCTCAAACCCTGCCTGTTCCCCCTGCTCGTTCCCTCCTGTTGCCCTGGCATTGCAGCTTTGTGGGACACCCTGAATTTGCGAGGCACTGTGGCTTTGCCTGACCCCCCAGCCTGCCTTGGCAGGTCAACACCACCCTGGACTACGACTCAGAGGCCACAGCCGCTGTGGGCTTTCAGTTCACAGCCACCATCGTGGTGACAGCGGGAGGGCGGCCCCCACGGAGCAGTGAGTGCCCATGTCCCCGGGGGGTGCCCAGGGTGGTGCAGTGGGGAAGCTCACGGGGTAGGTGGGAAAAGCCCCTTCCTGACCCGAAACCAGCAGATCACAGAGGAAATGTTCGtcccctgctgccccagagGCACCTGCCCCAGAGGTGGTGCCGCTGTGcctgtgtcccccagcctgTTCAGGGGAGAGCACGCTCAGCCCTgtgtgggctgcagggtggtgctggcacagctgagccGCCGTGTGCCGCGCAGCCCGCGTGCCCGTGCTTGTGACGGTGACGCCCGTCAACGAATTCACACCGGCGTGCCCCAACGGTACCACCTTCACCGTGCCAGAGACAGCAGCTTTCGGTCGTGTTGTGGGGCACGTGGTTGGCACTGACCGCGACTACCCACCAGACAGCCTTGAGTACAGCCTGGAtgggggtcccagccctgcGCAGCCCTTCTCCATTGACACACGCACCGGTGAGcacccagccccttccccagcccctgccacacCCTGAAGCACCTGTGGGTGCCCAGCAACTCGCACCACCCCACAGGTGAGATCCGCGTGGTGGGACCCCTCGACTCCCAGCAGCACAAGAGCTACAGGCTGACAGTGCGGCTGACAGACACCCACAATGACCTGGACCCAGCAAAGCGGCGGAGCTGCCTGTGCAACGTGGTTGTGCACCTGCAGGTGCGTGTGCAAGCCTGCCGGGTGAACCGCAGTGGGTGCAAGCACTGCGGGTGCCACATCTCCTCGCCCTGCTCCCGGCAGGCTGTGCCAGACCAGGTGCCAGTGTGCACCCCTGAGGTGCAGGAGCTGCGAATCACAGCCGGGTCCGGGGACCGCCAGCCTGTCACCCGCCTGGCGTGCCAGGTCAGCCCTGACAGCGCGGCGCTGACGTACACCATTGCTGGAGGTGAGGAGTGGCCAAGCCAAAACACAAcccagcccctcgctgcagTGTGCGCACTGAGCAGACCCTTTCGTTCATTGACCCTCTCGTTCAGGCAATGAGGATGGGCGCTTTCGGCTAGAGACAAACACAGTCTTCTACCTCCCCAATGACCCAGCTGAGCTGCGCACCTTTGTGCTGCTTGTGGAGGTGTGGGGCAGCCCTGGTGGTCCCCGCCACAGCACTGTGGTGGCACTGGTGGTGCACGTCACACCCCGGAgcaccccagtgccacccagcaccaccacccaGCACAAGGTGAGCAGACCCCACTGGCCAGATGGTGCCCCTGGATCCATCAGACTGCCCGACCCTCACGTGCCACCTcacccactgcctctgcagaTTCTGTGGAAGGAGCCACTGGTTGTCACACGGCTGGAGGCAGTGTGGCACCCACCAGTCTGGTTTGTGGCTGTGCTGACGGTCTCTggtgccctgctgctggccatcctgggctgcattgCCCGGAGCCTGCTGTGCAGGTGAGCCCTGGCCCCATGGCATGGAACGGCACAGCATGGCAAGTAAGACCAGGGGCTCATGGCTGccttctgctccttctgcagcaaCCGAGACCCTGGCAAGCTGCTCCTGGGCAAGAGGTAGGTGCTGCATGGCCAGGACAGTTGTACTGGAAGTGAGGGGCAGCTCTGCGTGTTGGTACAGGATCCCATCGTGTCCTCACATGCAGACAGGGATACACAGCACGAGGCGGGCGTTTAATGCACCCTGCATTTGGCAGTGGTCCATGTGttgctgtgctggagagctgAGTCTGCCCCAGAGCAAGGGTGCAGCACTGGCGGGAGCCATGGATGCAGAGACAGCAATTTGGCTGGGGGACAGCCATCTCAGTGGCTGGGTTGGGACACAAACTCTGCAGCGGGCAGGGTGGGATGGCACAGCACTGGCACTGCAGCTCACCGCCAGGCTGGGTCCCGGTACTAGGGCTGAGGCCAGTGCCGCTCACCAGGGGAACCCTGATCGGACAGGGAAAGCTCCCAGGGAGGAGGTAAGCAGGCTGCACACCCGTGGGAGGATGAATGAGGGGTGACAGGCAGCAAAGGGGGGAGCCCGAGTAGGCACtggagccagcccagcctgtgctgggcatCTGCATGGTGAGGAGGAGGTGTGCAAGCCTGTGAACAAGTTAACAGCCACCTCAGTGGCGTAACCATAACAGGGTGATGCATAGTGGGTTCCATGTTCATTGGTGAGGCTGGGGACACAGTGCTTGCTGGCAAAGGAGGAGACTCGAGCTCAGACCCTGTGGGTGGccctggcagcagaggggctccagggctgcagctcccccagcacagcatcctCTGAGCCTAAGAACGGTGCACGCCAGCATGTTGGGAAACAATCAGATGTGGTGGCAGACCAGCTTGCTGCTTTCAGGCACTGCTGAAAGATGGTGGTGCTTGGGGGAGCACAGCCCTTGCCACAATCCCCTTCAGTGCCCAGGGGACACATGGGCTGGTTAAGGGGACGATCAGGTAAGTGGATGAAGAGCTCGACGGGGTGCAGCTGGCAGTGCAAAGCCTGGCTGGCAACCCgctcccagcagcatcccttgGGGT containing:
- the CDHR4 gene encoding cadherin-related family member 4, with the translated sequence MGMSLVLPQGIAGARLAGWGGTLLGDALLFAGTFVRAAALPDLPRIVAVSEDAVPGTRVAEVTVSCSNASGSPNVTLHSIEPSHPFNPIAISTDPAAATTFHAEVTLRAGAELDAHRVNQYTLTLRAACPDEDEVEERLFVRVTMGQVLHCDTPFASAEGDMVQVPADVAPWMPLYAVMPQRLGGLMYRLRNHNTPLTLTRQGLVLAPASGFDPSKDTQTFRLEIEVMDRHGHNCSGAVKVEVLPSRHPRVTFLEQQRAVMVPAGIGPLEVVTQVYASGDNVRYTILSPTAPTLFTIDEVTGEIRSTGQLEVAHARLLIQAYNVLHPADHTTTVLNVTVQGTDRWAPSCIPAIFVSQVLETVSPGSTLVTLRCTDSTSTEGHLHYALEGPPSSRSHFHLEGPQLQVNTTLDYDSEATAAVGFQFTATIVVTAGGRPPRSTRVPVLVTVTPVNEFTPACPNGTTFTVPETAAFGRVVGHVVGTDRDYPPDSLEYSLDGGPSPAQPFSIDTRTGEIRVVGPLDSQQHKSYRLTVRLTDTHNDLDPAKRRSCLCNVVVHLQAVPDQVPVCTPEVQELRITAGSGDRQPVTRLACQVSPDSAALTYTIAGGNEDGRFRLETNTVFYLPNDPAELRTFVLLVEVWGSPGGPRHSTVVALVVHVTPRSTPVPPSTTTQHKILWKEPLVVTRLEAVWHPPVWFVAVLTVSGALLLAILGCIARSLLCSNRDPGKLLLGKSSGDVAEQKGDEEEQGCPHAGSLGQFDGRAQDPRTGRDYLFNSMTGARRWI